The region CGCATGCGGCGCCTTTTTTATGGCGCCCGCCGGATAATTCGAGGATGGATGACATCGTCAGGCAGGCCCTCGCCAAGTGGCCCAACGTGCCGCACTGCTACGGTTGGCTCGGACTCGACGCGCGCGGCAACTGGTACATGCGCGATGACCGGATGCAGGCCGCGGGCCCGTTTCCCCAAAGCAAGGGATCGCTGCTGCGCCATGAAAAGCTGGTGGAATTCATCCACCGCAACTACGACCACGACGACCGGGGCCAGTGGTTCTTCCAGAACGGCCCGCAGCGCGTCTACGTGGAACTCGAAGCGGCGCCCTTCATCTGGAGGATCGACGCGGACTTTTCGGTGAGTGCGCACACGGGCAGAGCTGCCGTGCCCCATGCGTGCTTCACGGATGAAGCCGGGCGACTCTATTTCGACTGCGACGTGGGCTTCGGCCTGGTGCATACGCTCGACGTCGCGCAGGCGGCCGAGGCGATCGAGCAGGGCCGATGGACACCCGCCGAGGTGCAGTCCAGCGAATTGCCGGTGCGCTTTGGATTCATCGCAAGCCCCGCAGCCGCTAAAGCCGCCGCCTGAAACGACAAGGCCGGTCACAGACCGGCCTTGTGTTCGATGCGCCGCCGAATTATTTGGCGGCGTTCACCATGTATTCCACCGCCGCGCGGATATCCGCTTCGGGGGCTGCGGTACCGCCCTTGGGGGGCATGGCCCCCTTGCCGGCGAGGACGCTCTTCACGAGGGCGGGGAGGCCCGTCTTGATGCGCGGCGCCCACGCGGCCTTGTCGCCGAACCTGGGAGCATTCGCGGCGCCCGTGGCGTGGCACGCGAAGCAGGCTTGCTTGTAGAGCGCCTCGCCCGCGCCGCCGGCAGCTGCCTGGGGTGCGGCAGCAGCGGGAGCTGCTGCCACGACAGTCGTGGGGGCAGGTGCGGCCGCAGCAGCAGGAGCCGCCGCGGCGGCAGGCACCGAGGTTTGCACCATCGCGGCACCGGAAGCAGCCGACGCCTGGACGGGCGCGGCCGGCGCCTTCGGCTCCGCGAACTTCGCGCCGCCGGCATTGGCCAGGTAGGCCACGGCACGCGCCACTTCGACATCGTCGAAATCGCCGCCGCCCTGCGCGGGCATCGCACCCTTGCCGTGCAGCGCGGAATTAACCAGTGCTTCGAAGCCGGTGCGGATGCGAGGGCCCCATGCGGCGGCGTCCGCCAGCTTGGGCGCGCCGGCGGCGCCGGTGGAATGGCAGGTGGTGCACTGGGCCTTGAAGACGTCCTCGCCGCTCTTGAGCGGACGGTTGGCGTCACGGATCTCGACCATGCCCACCTTGCGGATGCGCTCGGCCACGCCGCGATCCAGGTCCTGGGTGGTCACGCCGCCCAGCGCGTGGGCTTCGGCCTGCGTGCTGCCGGAAGGCTTGTTCTCGGACACGACGTACGCCACGAGCCCGATGATGATGAACACCGGGGCGACGAACGAGAAAAACACCGCGAGCAGGAGCTGTTGGGGGGTCTTGATTGGGCCGGTGTGGGCTTCTTCGTGCGTGCTGTCGCTCATGGCGTCCTCAAAATGGCGGGGCGTTGCAAATCAACCTTTGATTATAGCTGTGAGGGGTTGGCGGGATCGCACGAGCCGGCGCGGCGCAAAGCGGGAGGCGCCATGGGCGATAATGCGCGCTGCACCCAAGTTCCATGCGCGGCTGTAGCTCAGTGGATAGAGTATTGGCCTCCGAAGCCAAGGGTCGTGGGTTCGATCCCCGCCAGCCGCACCACGCCTTCGCGCAATCCCTGCGCATCACTCCCGCTTCGTGACCGGCCCCGCAGCGCCTGCTCCCGGCAGTTCGACGACAAAGCGCGACCCCCTGCCGAGCCGCGAGGCGACTTCGAATTTCAGGCCCAGCACCGCGACCAGGCGGCTCACGATGGACAGGCCCAGGCCGAAGCCGCGACTCGCCCCGTCCTCCTCGTTGGCATTGCGCGCGCGATAGTAGTCGCCCATGATCAGCTCGAGTTCATCCGCCGGGATGCCGATGCCCGTGTCCCACACTTCGATGCGAAGGCTGCCTCGGCCTCGCCGGCAGGCCACGAGGACGCCGCCCGACGACGTGTACTTGACTGCATTCGATACGAGATTGCTGACGATGCTGTGGAGCAGCACCGGGTCCGTCCAGACCCAGTGCGCGCCACGCGCAAACAGCCTCAATTCCAGACCCTTGTTTCTCGCCTGTTGCCCCGCGCCCGCCGTGATGGTCCGCAGCAACTCGGACACATCGCAGCGCTGCGGGTTGGCCTGGATGCGGCCCTCTTCGAGGCGGGCCGTGCCGAGCAGCTGGTTCACGAGCTGTTCCATGCCCTCGCACTCCTGGCGCATCCGGCGGACGATTTCGGCGATATCCGAAACCTCGCGAGGATCGCCCGTGAGTCCTTCGCGCAAAGCCGCCTCGACTGTCCCTGCCGCGAGACCCAACCCGTGAAGCGGCTGCCGCAAATCGTGGCTCACCACCGCGAGCAGGCGTGTCTTCGCCAGGTTGGCAGCGTCCGCGCGCTGCTTGGAGAGCGTGACCTCGCGCAGCAGGTCCAGGTTTTCGAAGCGCAGGCGCAATGAGCGCTCGATGGAGCGCGCGATGGAGCGCGCATAGGTCTCGGCGAAGACAAGGTAGAAGAATGCGAGTATGCCCAGGACCGCCAGCGACGGAACGCCGGAGGTCACGCATTCGATGGCGAAGGGCAGGGCACATGGAAGGGCGAAAGCCAGGTGCGCCGGCCAATAGGGGCCAAGCGAGTTGAGCGCAGCCGACAGGATCGCGGCGACCAGGATGACCACCAGCGCGAGCGTGAGAGGGTCCTGCGGAACGAAGAAGAGCACGCCCAACATGCCCCAGACGACACCTGCGATGAACGAAAAGCCGCACAGCGCCCAGGCCCAGCGCTTCGCGTCGATCGCCGGCACCGGCAGTTGGCGATAGTGGCGATAAGCCAGGAGCCGCGCGGCAGTGAGGACGAACAACGTTGCCAGCCAGGCCAGGACGTGGCGCGCCGGCAAGCCCTGGTAGATCAGGATGCAGGCCGCGCCAACGCCAAGAACCGAGTTGCCGACGGACAGAGCAGGAATGTGGCGCGCGAGCAGATCGATCTTCGCCACGAAGAGGCGCGCATCCACTGACTCGCGTGGCGATGTGTGAGGTGGGAGTGGGGTCAAGGCCTGCAATCTTCCGCCCGGCGGGGGCCGGTCAACCCGCGCCGCAAAAGAAACGTTAGTACAAACATGTGCGATTTTGATCTCACTTCTTGGGCCAAATTAATGACATTGTCACCGTTGGGAAACGGCGGGGTGACGAAGCAATGATCCGCGTTGTGGTGGCCGAGGACCATGAGCTGGTCAGGCTGGGCGTGAGGATGCTGCTCACGCGGACCCGGCGGTACCAAGTGGTCGCAGAGACCGCCGCCGGCAAGGACCTGGAATCGCTGGTGCGTGCACACGACGCACAGCTCGTGCTTCTGGACCTGTCCTTGAGCGACTGCGCCGGCCTGGGCCTCACCTCGCTCCTGCGCCGCACATTTCCCCAGCTGAAGATCGTGGTCGTGACCGGTGAGGCCTCGCCACTGCTCGCACAGGATGGCACTGCCGCCGGGGCCGATGGGTTCGTCTTGAAGGACGGCAAAGGCGAGGAACTTGTCCTTGCGCTGGACGCCGTCATGAAAGGTGGCCGCTACCTCAGTCCGCAGCTGGGCAGCATGTCTTCGGGATAGGGATACCAGATGATTCCGTCATGACTTCGTCATCGAACGGAAATGAGTGTTCGCGGCAATCAGCCTAGCATTCGACGAACACTCCGAGAGGCGCAGAGTCATGACCATGCAGCGAAGAACAGTGCTCGCAACGGGCCTCGCGGCCGCCGGCCTTGCGGGCTTTGGCATCACCGTACCCGCTTGGGGCCAGACGAAATCGCCCACGCGCAAGATCGTCCTCGGGCAATCCGCACCCCTCACCGGTCCCGCCAGCGAGATCGGGCTGGCGTTCGCGGCCGGGGCCAAGCTGTACATCGACACCTTCAACGGCCGCAAGGCAAGCCCCGGTTTCAGTCTGGAGCTTCGCCAGCTCGACGATGGCTACGTCCCTGCGAAGGCCGCAGCGAATGCGCAGAAGCTGCTCGCCGAAGGGGCCGACGTGCTGTTCGGTTTCGTCGGCACCGCGAGCAGCGAAGCCGGCGCCGAGATCGCGGGCAAGGAAGGCGCAATTTTCTTTGCCCCCTTCGCCGCATCGGACCCGTTGCGCGATACGTCGCACGCCAACGTGTTCCATGTGCGCCCAAGCCTAGCCGACGAGGCCGCGAAGATGGTGCGCCATTGCGCGACACTCGGACAGACGCGTATTGCCGTGGTGGCGGAGGATGACGCGATGGGCCGCGCCGGCCTTGCCGCAGTAACGCAGGTGTTGGCGGAGAACAAGCTGCCGCCTCTGATAGCGTCGGCCTTTGTGCCCGTAAGCAGCGACAAGGTCGATGCGGCAGTGGCGTCGCTCTTCAAGTCCCAGCCCCAGGCGGTCATCCAGGTTTCCCTCTTCAACACCACGGCGGCCTTCATCCGGAAGATGCGCAAGGCCGGCTACGGCGGGACATTCCTGAACTTCTCGGTCGTGGGGATCGACCCGCTCTTCACGGCGCTCGGCAAGGAGATCGGTGGCGTCGTCATCTCGCAAGTGGTGCCTTCGCCGCGCAGTTCCGCCACGCCCATCGTCAAGGAATACCTGGCGGCGATCGACAGCTCCGACCAGACGCCTTCATACGAAAGCCTCGAAGGCTTCATCGCGGCCAAGACCCTGGCCGAAGCGGTGCGTCGCTCGGGCAAGAGTTTCGACAAGGAAAGCTTGCAGAAAGCCATGTCCTCCGTCACCGACTACGACGTCGGCGGCTTCCACATCAACCTGCGCGCCGGCGTGCGCGACGCCGCGCGGGCCGTGGATCTGGTGACGATCACGCCGGACGGCAAGATCCTTCGCTGAAGAGCCCTCGTCCGGCGACGGATGACGGCTCCTACAACTCCAGCTCAGGCGCCAAGATCATTGGCCAGGTTCGACACAATGCCCGAGCCCAGCGCACCGACCAGCACCACACGGCATACGTGCCTTCATAACTCGGGAGAACCCACGCAATTCACCACGGCATGGCGGAGGTGCCAGCTCGCGAGCCCAGCGGTCGCGTCCGGCCATCTGGACGGTTTTTGGACGCGAAGTGAGCTCGGAGACCCGGTGTCTAGCCGAGCATTTTGGTTTCGAGCCAGCCGCTCAGGACAGGCGGCACCAACTCCGCGGACGCATCCATTTCCAGAAGCGTGCATTGCACCAGCGCGTGCGCAATGGGTTCCCCGCCGCACGCGAAGGTGGCGGCCAGATCGTCGGGGTGGCGGCAACCTTGTTCAGGGACTGTGCCTGCCATACATTTGGCGCCGTGGTAGCGTAGCCAAGCGTTTTGCCCCGATGCGTGACGAGTAAGTTAAAAATATTGAAGCCACGGGAGCGCACGAGCGTCTTCGTCGAACTGGACGGGGACCAGCTCGCAATTGATTGGACGGCCTTCGCCAGTGATGCCGACTCGCCAAGGTCTACCCGCAACTGACGATCAGTAGGTCGCAACAAGGCACGCTGAATGAAGATCGCTCCCCGACCGTTGTCGCTAAAAACTGCGACTTGCGCGGGAGTGTCAGTCAACGCATAACGCGGCACTAGGGACCGCTTTAGCTAGATTTGATGGCCAGAGCGGCCAGCGCCTGGTGTGCGGATTGGCGGCTGCGCACGCCACAAACAATAACGCCCACTAACAAGTGGGCGTTTGCTGCCAGCGAAAATCGCCAGCATGTTTGGTTGCGCGAGCAAGATTTGAACTTGCGACCTTTGGGTTATGAGCCCAACGAGCTACCAGGCTGCTCCATCGCGCGTCGATGTCTGAATTATACGCGGCTCACGCCGGCTTATGCTTCTGTAGGGGCATCCGTTTCACCCGAAATCTCCGGGCGGTCGACGAGTTCGACCAGCGCCATCGGCGCGTTATCGCCCACGCGATAACCCATTTTGAGAATGCGGGTGTAGCCACCCGGGCGCGCTTGGTAGCGCGGGCCAAGTTCGCCGAAGAGCTTGGTCACGATGTCGCGATCGCGCAGGCGGTCGAACGCCAAGCGGCGGTTCGCGACCGTGGGTTCCTTGGCCAGCGTGATCATCGGCTCGACGACGCGGCGCAGTTCCTTGGCCTTGGGGACCGTGGTCTTGATGACTTCGTGCTCGAGCAGCGAATTCATCATGTTGCGCAGCATCGCGAGGCGGTGCTCGCTGGTGCGGTTGAGTTTGCGGAGTCCGTGTCCGTGGCGCATGGTGATGTTCCTTTCGTTATCGATAAAAGGCAGCCGTATCAGGTACTGCCAGTTTCACCAGTTGTAATTAACGCTTGTCCAGGCCGGCAGGCGGCCAGCTTTCCAGCTTCATGCCCAAGGTGAGGCCGCGCGATGCGAGCACTTCCTTGATTTCGTTGAGCGACTTGCGACCCAGGTTCGGGGTCTTCAGAAGCTCGTTCTCGGTGCGCTGAATCAAGTCACCGATGTAGTAGATGTTTTCGGCTTTCAGGCAGTTCGCTGAGCGCACCGTGAGCTCGAGCTCGTCAACCGGACGCAGCAGGATCGGGTCAAATTGCTGCGACGTGCGCTGCACCGGCGCGTCGAACGCAGCCAGCTCGCTTCCTTCCAGCTGCGCAAACACCGCCAGCTGTTCCACCAGGATCTTGGCCGAGGCGCGAACCGCGTCCTCGGCCGTGATGGCGCCATTGGTTTCAATTTCGACGACCAGCTTGTCCAAGTCCGTACGCTGTTCGACGCGGGCGCTTTCGACCGTGTAACTCACGCGCTTGACGGGCGAGAACGAGGCATCCAGCACGATGCGGCCGATCGACTTCGTCGGCTCGTCTGCATAGCGGCGCATCGTGCCAGGCACGTAGCCGCGGCCCTTCTCGACCTTGATCTGCATGTCGATCTTGCCGCCTTGCGACAGATGGGCGATCACATGGTCAGGGTTGATGATCTCGACGTCGTGCGGCGTCTGGATGTCGGCGGCGGTGACGACACCTTCGCCATCCTTGCGCAGCGACAGGGTGACTTCATCGCGGTTGTGCAACTTGAAGACCACCCCCTTGAGGTTCAGCAGGATGCTGACGACGTCTTCCTGGACTCCGTCGATCGACGAGTACTCGTGCAGCACGCCGGCAATGGTCACTTCAGTGGCCGCATAACCCACCATCGACGAGAGCAGCACGCGACGCAGGGCGTTGCCGAGCGTGTGGCCGTAGCCGCGCTCGAAAGGCTCCAGGGTCACTTTGGCACGGTTGGTGCCAAGCTGTTCCACGTTGATGGCTTTGGGTTTCAGCAGGTTGGTTTGCATTCAGGACTTCCTCTCAATACCCCCGGCTCGTTACACCGGTAAGGCTGGTGAAGTGCCCCGCAGCGGTGCCCCGCGGCAGGGAACAATAAAACTCGAACTCGGGGCGCCGAAGCTGCCTCGCTCCCTTAACGGGAATACAGCTCCACGATCAGCGACTCGTTGATATCGGCAGCGAATTCGTCGCGATCCGGGACCTTCTTGAAGGTGCCTTCGGCTTTGTCAGCGTTGACCTCGACCCAGGCCGGGATACCGACCTGCTTGGCCAGTTCCAGTGCCTCGACGATGCGGTTCTGCTTCTTGGACTTCTCGCGGACCGCGATCACATCGCCGGTCTTGACCAAGTACGACGGAATATTGACCGGCGAGCCGTTCACGGTGATCGCCTTGTGCGACACCAGCTGGCGTGCTTCGGCGCGCGTCGAGCCGAAGCCCATGCGGTACACCACGTTATCGAGGCGCGACTCCAGGATGAACAGGAGGTTGGCGCCGGAATTGCCCTTGCGACGGGCGGCTTCCTCGAAGTAGCGGCGAAACTGGCGCTCCAGGATGCCGTACATCCGCTTGACCTTCTGCTTCTCGCGCAGCTGCAGGCCGAAATCGGACGTGCGCTGGCCGGAAGTGCGGCCGTGCTGGCCGGGCTTGGAGTCGAATTTCGACTTGTCGCTGATGGAGCGGCGCGCGCTCTTCAGAAACAGGTCGGTGCCTTCACGGCGGGAGAGTTTGGCCTTGGGGCCGAGGTAACGTGCCACTTTGCTTCCTTTTCAATTCTGCCCCGGGCTATTCCCGGGGGAGCCAGCGGCGCGTGCGCGACTGGCGGTGGGCTTGGTTAAAAAATCAGATACGACGACGCTTTTGCGGGCGGCAGCCGTTGTGCGGGACCGGCGTCACGTCGGCGATCGACGTAATGCGGATGCCCAGCGCGGCCAGCGCGCGCACCGACGATTCGCGGCCCGGGCCGGGGCCCTTGATCTCGACGTCCAGGTTCTTGATGCCCTGCTCGATCGCCGCGCGGCCAGCGACTTCCGAAGCCACCTGGGCCGCGAACGGCGTCGACTTGCGGGAGCCCTTGAAGCCCTGGCCGCCCGAGGACGCCCACGACAAGGCGTTGCCCTGGCGGTCGGTGATCGTGATGATTGTGTTGTTGAAGGATGCATGCACGTGGCAGACGCCGTCGGACACGTTCTTGCGGACCTTCTTGCGCACTCGCTGCGCGGCGTTATTGGCGGGAGCTTTTGCCATGACTTATCTCTTTCCCGATTATTTCTTGAGGGCCTGAGCGGCCTTGCGCGGACCCTTGCGGGTACGGGCGTTGGTGCGCGTGCGTTGGCCGCGCATCGGCAGCCCGCGGCGGTGACGGAAGCCCCGGTAGCAACCAATGTCCATCAAGCGCTTGATGTTCATGGTCGTTTCGCGGCGCAGGTCGCCTTCGATGGTGAACTGTCCGATGGCGTCCCGGAGCTTTTCCAGGTCGGCGTCGGTCAGGTCCTTCACCTTCTTCGAATACGGAATGCCCGTGGCCTCGCAAATCTTGCGAGCGCGCGTGCGGCCAATGCCGAAGATCGCCGTCAGGCCGATTTCGGCGTGCTGATGCGGCGGAATGTTAATGCCAGCGATACGTGCCATGTTCGTCTTTCCTATAACTCTCTAATCAGCCCTGGCGCTGCTTGTGACGCGGATCCGTGCAGATCACGCGCACAACGCCCTTGCGGCGGATGATCTTGCAGTTGCGGCAAATTTTCTTGACCGAAGCCGAAACTCTCATGTTCGTTTCTCCTAAAACCAACCAATGCGCGACTTCGCGCGGAAAACTGTTCGTACCCTCGACAAATCGCAGGGCGGGGAAGGCGGACGCTAACCGCCGGGCGAAGTCTTGAAGTTCGCCTTCTTCAGCAACGATTCATATTGCTGCGACATCAAATAATTCTGGACCTGCGCCATGAAATCCATGGTCACGACCACGATGATCAGGAGCGAGGTGCCGCCGAAATAGAACGGCACGTTGTATTTCAGGATCAGGAACTCCGGTAGCAGGCAAACGAAGGTGATGTACACCGCACCCGCAAGCGTCAGGCGTACCAGGATCTTGTCGATATAGCGGGCCGTTTGTTCGCCAGGCCGAATCCCCGGAATGAACGCCCCGCTCTTCTTCAGGTTGTCAGCGGTCTCGCGGCTGTTGAACACAAGCGCCGTGTAGAAGAAGCAGAAGAACACGATCGCACTGGCATACAGCATGACGTAAATCGGCTGCCCGGGTGTCAGAGTGCCGGCGATGTCCTTGAGCCATCGCAGGCTATCGCCCGTGGCAAACCAACTCACCACTGTGGTCGGCAGCAGGATGATCGAGGACGCGAAGATCGGGGGGATCACGCCGGCCATGTTCAGCTTCAGGGGCAAGTGCGACGACTGGCCGCCGTAGACCTTGTTGCCGACTTGGCGCCGCGCATAGTTCACGAGAATCTTGCGTTGGCCCCGTTCGACGAACACCACGAAGTAGGTGACCAGGGCCACCAGCGCCACGATGAAGATCGCCACCAGGATGCTCATTGCACCCGTACGCACCAGCTCGAGCAACCCGCCGATCGCGTTGGGCAGGCCCGCCGCGATTCCAGCAAAGATCAGGATCGAAATCCCGTTACCCAAACCGCGCTCGGTGATCTGCTCGCCCAGCCACATCAGGAACATCGTTCCGGCAGTGAGGCTGACCACGGCAGTCATGCGGAACCCGAAGCCGGGATTCATGACGAGACCGGCCGAACCTTCCAGGGCCAGGGCGATGCCCATGGACTGGAACAAGGCGAGGCCCAGCGTGCCGTAGCGCGTGTACTGCGTGATCTTGCGACGACCAGCTTCGCCTTCTTTCTTCATCTGCTCGAACGTCGGGACGACGTATGTGAGCAACTGCATGATGATCGAAGCCGAGATGTAGGGCATGATGCCCAGCGCGAACACGGTGAAGCGCGACAAGGCCCCGCCCGAGAACATGTTGAACAAGCTCAGGATGCCGCCCTGCTGGCCCTTGAACAGCTGCGCGAGCTGGTCGGGGTTGATGCCGGGTACGGGAATGTGCGCGCCGATCCGGTACACAACCAGCGCGAGCAAAAGGAAAACCAGCCGGCGACGCAGGTCGCCGAACTTGCCGGTCTTCGCGATTTGTGCAGCGCTAGTTGCCACCCGTACGTTCCTTCGTGCTATTCAAGTTCAGGCCAAGCTTCCACCGGCCGCTTCGATCGCCGCCTTGGCACCGGCCGTCGCGGACAGGCCGGTGATCTTGACGGCCTTCTTCAATTCGCCTGCCTTGATGACCTTCACGGACTTCACGAGCTGGCCGATCAGGCCCGCTTGCTTCAGCGTGAGCAGATCCACTTCGGCGGCGCCCAGGCGCTCGAGCGCAGCCAACGAGATCTCCCCGTTGAACTTGGCCGATTGCGACTTGAAGCCGCGCTTCGGCAGGCGGCGCTGCAGCGGCATCTGGCCGCCTTCGAAGCCAACCTTGTGGTAGCCGCCCGCGCGGGACTTCTGGCCCTTGTGACCGCGACCCGCGGTCTTGCCCAGGCCCGAGCCGATGCCGCGGCCGACACGGCGCTTAGCATGCTTGGCGCCGTCTGCCGGCTTGATGGTATTGAGTTCCATGATCAAAGCACCTTCACGAGGTAGTCGATCTTGTTGATCATTCCGCGCACGGCGGGCGTGTCTTCCAGCTCGCTCACGCTGTTGAGCTTGCGCAGGCCGAGCCCGCGCACCGTGGCGCGGTGGTCGACCTTGGTCCCGATGGGGCTGCGCACCAGCTGGACCTTGACGGTTTTCTGTTGGGATGCCATTTGATGTGCTCCGGTCAGGCGGTGAAGAGTTCTTCGACCGACTTGCCGCGCTTCGCAGCGACGTTGGAGGGAGTCGTGGAATTCCTCAGAGCGTCGAACGTGGCGCGAACCATGTTGTAGGGATTGGTCGAACCGTGGCTCTTTGCCACGATGTCGGTGATGCCCATGACTTCGAACACGGCCCGCATGGGACCGCCAGCGATGATGCCGGTGCCCTTGGGCGCCGGGGCCATCATCACGCGCGCTGCGCCCCACTGGCCGAATACGGTATGGTGCAGCGAGCCGTTCTTGAGGGACACCTTGGTCATGTTGCGGCGGGCTTCTTCCATCGCCTTTTGCACGGCGGCAGGCACTTCCTTGGACTTGCCTTTGCCCATGCCGACACGGCCGTCACCGTCGCCAACCACGGTCAGTGCGGCGAAACCGAGGATACGGCCACCCTTCACCACCTTGGTCACGCGGTTGACCGCGATCATCTTCTCGCGCATCCCGTCTTCGGGACCGTCACCTTGGGTTTTCGCTTGAACTCTTGCCATGATGTGTTTCCGTGTCCGTTAGAACTGCAGGCCGGCTTCGCGGGCGGCTTCAGCCAGCGCCTTGACGCGGCCGTGGTACGCAAAACCTGCGCGATCGAAGGCGACCTTCTCGACGCCGGCGGCCTTCGCCTTCTCGGCAATCAGCTTGCCGACCTGCTGGGCCGCTTCCGTGGTGGCACCCTTGCCGGAGCCTCCGAGCGACTTGCGCAGGTCCGCCTGGACGGTGGAG is a window of Caenimonas aquaedulcis DNA encoding:
- the rpsE gene encoding 30S ribosomal protein S5, translated to MARVQAKTQGDGPEDGMREKMIAVNRVTKVVKGGRILGFAALTVVGDGDGRVGMGKGKSKEVPAAVQKAMEEARRNMTKVSLKNGSLHHTVFGQWGAARVMMAPAPKGTGIIAGGPMRAVFEVMGITDIVAKSHGSTNPYNMVRATFDALRNSTTPSNVAAKRGKSVEELFTA
- the rplR gene encoding 50S ribosomal protein L18 yields the protein MLTKKEQRLRRARQTRIRIANQGVARLTVNRTNLHIYATVISGDGAKVIATASTVQADLRKSLGGSGKGATTEAAQQVGKLIAEKAKAAGVEKVAFDRAGFAYHGRVKALAEAAREAGLQF